A genome region from Triticum aestivum cultivar Chinese Spring chromosome 2B, IWGSC CS RefSeq v2.1, whole genome shotgun sequence includes the following:
- the LOC123044817 gene encoding protein FAR1-RELATED SEQUENCE 5, which yields MDPMNNVQMHTSQGGFSTPKKNTNIPLFSSSFIPECDEHLKPKVGMTFEGLEAVEKFYKEYAHQSGFGVRIGQQKKIDNKVVRTKRFMCNREGFKAKDSKETNDPLRKRRKQTDTRCGCDAHIFVRLCGENTYKIDSLIEHHVHGLVSPNKRHLIRSNRRVSERAKNTLYTCHKASIGTSQAYRLLQVSEGGIPNAGCTKRDLQNYYRGLRYKIRDADAQMFVAQLARKQEVNSAFFYDFEVNDEGELVRVFWADATSRKNYSHFGDVISFDSTYTTNKYNMIFAPFTGVNHHLQSVFFGAAFLSNEKDESYIWLFQTFLTAMGGAAPRLIITDEATSIKNGIDKVLPTTVHRLCMWHIMEKVPEKVGPSIREDSDFWTRLNSCVWGSETSTEFESQWNSIITDFGLEENEWLAKRFSIRDTWIPAYFMDISLAGILRTTSRSESANSFFNRFIHRRLAFVEFWLRFDTALECQREEELMADNRSIHTTPQLFTPWTMEKQGSEVFTYEVFEKLQLQIIAARDHCFVQSITQGVGVKNVTLRGRSGKVREVCYDTTSMTANCSCKLFESVGFPCRHIIQVLRIENQNELPSHYIMKRWQKRCKRENVYDEQGNLLEEKPTDALDAATRKKISTVRNKMEELIQKAKHSDEGMDFLTSSVLNIEAPLDQMVPAATQSTRQEEYEAFIGCNIPTEVHIHPPTDVRTVGRCKRIKQGKEIKEGDRKNKDKEGKVKVARLCKTCKQMVFHDSRNCPSKKGKGSVIVQDMQPNSAS from the exons ATGGATCCTATGAATAATGTTCAAATGCATACGAGCCAGGGAGGATTTAGTACGCCCAAAAAGAACACAAACATACCTCTCTTC TCTTCGTCTTTTATACCTGAATGTGATGAGCATCTGAAGCCTAAAGTGGGTATGACATTTGAAGGACTCGAGGCTGTGGAGAAGTTCTACAAGGAATATGCGCATCAATCAGGTTTTGGTGTTCGCATTGGACAACAAAAAAAGATTGATAATAAGGTGGTCCGTACTAAGCGTTTCATGTGTAATAGGGAAGGATTCAAGGCAAAAGATAGTAAAGAGACTAATGACCCCTTGAGGAAAAGGCGTAAGCAGACAGATACGCGATGCGGTTGTGATGCCCATATCTTTGTTAGACTTTGTGGGGAGAACACCTACAAGATAGACTCACTGATTGAGCACCATGTTCATGGCCTTGTATCGCCTAATAAGCGTCATTTGATCAGATCAAATCGTAGAGTTAGTGAGAGGGCAAAAAATACTTTATACACATGTCATAAGGCAAGTATTGGAACGTCGCAGGCATACAGGCTCCTGCAAGTTAGTGAGGGTGGAATTCCGAATGCTGGGTGCACAAAGAGGGACTTGCAGAATTACTACCGCGGACTCAGGTATAAAATCAGAGATGCAGATGCTCAAATGTTTGTGGCCCAATTAGCTAGAAAGCAGGAAGTGAATTCAGCATTTTTCTATGATTTTGAGGTGAATGATGAGGGGGAGTTGGTGCGTGTGTTCTGGGCGGATGCCACCAGTAGGAAGAACTATAGTCACTTTGGTGATGTGATATCCTTCGATTCTACATACACCACTAATAAGTATAACATGATATTTGCACCATTTACAGGGGTTAATCATCACTTACAAAGTGTCTTTTTTGGTGCTGCATTCTTATCAAATGAGAAGGATGAGTCATACATTTGGTTATTTCAGACCTTCCTAACAGCAATGGGAGGGGCAGCACCTAGACTCATCATAACCGATGAAGCCACTAGCATCAAGAATGGTATTGATAAAGTTCTTCCAACAACTGTGCATAGGTTGTGCATGTGGCATATAATGGAAAAGGTTCCTGAAAAGGTTGGACCTTCGATTAGAGAAGATTCTGATTTTTGGACAAGATTGAACTCGTGTGTTTGGGGTTCGGAAACTTCAACTGAGTTTGAGTCACAATGGAATTCCATCATTACTGATTTTGGGTTGGAGGAAAATGAGTGGTTGGCCAAGAGGTTTAGCATTCGAGACACATGGATACCAGCGTACTTTATGGATATATCTCTAGCAGGCATTCTTCGAACCACTTCAAGATCAGAAAGTGCAAATTCTTTTTTTAACCGCTTCATTCATCGAAGGCTCGCTTTTGTTGAGTTTTGGCTGAGGTTTGACACAGCTTTAGAATGCCAACGTGAGGAAGAATTAATGGCAGACAACAGAAGCATACATACCACCCCTCAACTATTTACACCATGGACAATGGAGAAACAAGGTAGTGAGGTATTCACATATGAGGTGTTCGAGAAACTTCAGCTACAGATTATTGCTGCTAGAGACCATTGTTTTGTTCAGAGTATTACACAAGGTGTGGGGGTAAAAAATGTGACCCTGAGAGGTCGGTCTGGTAAAGTTAGGGAGGTTTGCTATGACACTACAAGCATGACAGCAAACTGTTCGTGCAAGTTGTTTGAGTCAGTCGGTTTTCCATGTCGCCATATTATCCAAGTGTTGAGGATTGAAAACCAAAATGAGCTTCCCAGCCACTACATTATGAAAAGATGGCAGAAGAGGTGCAAAAG GGAGAATGTTTATGATGAACAGGGAAACCTACTAGAAGAAAAACCCACGGATGCACTGGATGCGGCCACGAGAAAGAAGATTTCAACTGTACGCAATAAGATGGAAGAACTTATTCAAAAGGCGAAGCATTCAGATGAAGGCATGGACTTCTTAACATCAAGTGTTTTGAACATTGAGGCGCCTTTGGACCAAATGGTCCCTGCAGCTACCCAAAGCACTAGGCAAGAGGAATATGAGGCTTTTATTGGTTGCAATATTCCAACCGAAGTTCATATACATCCGCCAACGGATGTTCGTACCGTGGgaagatgcaaaagaataaagcaAGGAAAGGAGATTAAGGAGGGGGATCGGAAAAATAAGGACAAAGAAGGGAAGGTAAAGGTCGCACGCTTGTGCAAGACGTGCAAGCAAATGGTGTTTCATGATAGTCGTAATTGTCCAAGCAAAAAAGGGAAAGGGAGTGTGATTGTGCAAGATATGCAGCCAAATAGTGCTTCCTGA